A genomic segment from Perca flavescens isolate YP-PL-M2 chromosome 13, PFLA_1.0, whole genome shotgun sequence encodes:
- the nectin1a gene encoding nectin 1a isoform X1: MDSTGLWIFLITTCLIQGKNGQTVEMDDGKWGYVGSKVDLRCRFINSSPPVKISQVTWQKLVNGTKQNVAIANPSLGVSVAPPYRDRVTFKNAAVRRRTPTLEDTTITFSSLRLSDEFTYICEYTTFPAGNRENSVNLTVYVRPTTQMTLSTPTLVARSSNVKTPVATCISANGKPPSTIRWETRVLGEVTNREYRNSDGTFTVQSDYILVPSRETHKETLTCVTTYNEEVFTDSVTLDIQYEPDVSVDGFDGNWYLNRENVQLTCQADANPAVSLYQWRLSNGSLPSNAEIRDNVLTLKGPVTYDLQGTYVCDATNSIGTRSGSVEVSITENPLPQIATGDVISVVALLLAAGVLMGITVTVLVLKIRSRKGDSSNDTPSRKLSQPLRKRPADDIQHPGRFYEELPNTADYVSYRLACNKEDYPEPYSPPIKPPLSFLPQHPYNSSQPTTTTSSSGTNTPKNTSSPPLPPSHTTAIFKYPSVSGLASPPPGVVAYTFPKEQYV, from the exons GAAAGAATGGCCAGACTGTGGAAATGGATGATGGGAAGTGGGGGTATGTCGGCTCAAAGGTGGATCTCCGTTGTCGGTTCATCAACAGCTCTCCGCCTGTCAAAATCTCACAG GTAACATGGCAGAAACTGGTGAATGGCACTAAGCAGAACGTGGCAATCGCAAATCCCTCCCTGGGTGTGTCTGTGGCCCCACCCTACAGAGACCGTGTCACCTTCAAGAATGCAGCAGTGAGGCGGCGGACTCCGACTCTGGAAGACACCACCATCACTTTTTCCTCTCTCCGCCTTTCTGACGAGTTCACCTACATCTGTGAATACACCACGTTCCCTGCAGGGAACCGAGAAAACTCTGTAAACCTCACTGTCTATG TTCGCCCAACAACTCAGATGACTCTGTCCACGCCGACGCTGGTGGCTCGTTCATCCAATGTAAAAACACCGGTGGCCACCTGCATCTCTGCCAATGGAAAACCACCCAGTAcgatcag GTGGGAGACGAGGGTGCTGGGAGAAGTGACCAACCGGGAGTACAGGAACTCAGACGGTACGTTCACTGTCCAGAGTGACTACATTTTGGTGCccagcagagaaacacacaaggAGACGCTCACCTGCGTCACCACCTACAACGAGGAGGTCTTCACTGACAGCGTCACCCTCGATATTCAGT ATGAGCCAGACGTTTCAGTCGATGGGTTTGATGGAAACTGGTACCTGAACCGAGAGAATGTCCAGCTGACCTGCCAAGCTGATGCCAACCCGGCCGTCTCTCTGTATCAGTGGAGACT GAGTAATGGCTCCTTACCGAGCAATGCTGAGATCCGAGACAACGTCCTTACCCTTAAAGGGCCGGTCACATACGACCTGCAAGGCACCTATGTGTGTGATGCAACCAACAGCATCGGGACACGATCAGGCTCTGTGGAGGTCAGCATTACAG AAAACCCTCTACCGCAGATAGCAACGGGTGATGTCATCAGCGTAGTCGCCTTATTACTGGCTGCTGGAGTGCTCATGGGCATTACTGTCACAGTCCTGGTGCTCAAAATAAGAAGTAGAAAAGGCGACTCCTC AAATGACACTCCGTCCAGAAAACTGTCCCAACCATTAAGGAAAAGACCAGCAGATGATATCCAG CACCCGGGGCGGTTTTATGAAGAGCTTCCAAACACAGCGGATTATGTAAGCTACAGACTGGCCTGCAACAAAGAGGACTACCCAGAGCCCTACTCCCCTCCCATCAAGCCTCCTCTCTCATTTCTGCCCCAACACCCCTATAACTCCTCACAACCAACCACTACAACCAGCAGCAGTGGCACCAACACGCCAAAAaacacctcctctcctcctcttcctccttcacacACCACGGCCATCTTTAAGTACCCCTCGGTATCAGGCCTGGCTTCACCTCCCCCGGGAGTGGTGGCGTACACTTTTCCCAAAGAGCAGTACGTCTGA
- the nectin1a gene encoding nectin 1a isoform X2, with protein MDSTGLWIFLITTCLIQGKNGQTVEMDDGKWGYVGSKVDLRCRFINSSPPVKISQVTWQKLVNGTKQNVAIANPSLGVSVAPPYRDRVTFKNAAVRRRTPTLEDTTITFSSLRLSDEFTYICEYTTFPAGNRENSVNLTVYVRPTTQMTLSTPTLVARSSNVKTPVATCISANGKPPSTIRWETRVLGEVTNREYRNSDGTFTVQSDYILVPSRETHKETLTCVTTYNEEVFTDSVTLDIQYEPDVSVDGFDGNWYLNRENVQLTCQADANPAVSLYQWRLSNGSLPSNAEIRDNVLTLKGPVTYDLQGTYVCDATNSIGTRSGSVEVSITENPLPQIATGDVISVVALLLAAGVLMGITVTVLVLKIRSRKGDSSNDTPSRKLSQPLRKRPADDIQRNLCDQRICSGSALHECELAMLASSKPSEQC; from the exons GAAAGAATGGCCAGACTGTGGAAATGGATGATGGGAAGTGGGGGTATGTCGGCTCAAAGGTGGATCTCCGTTGTCGGTTCATCAACAGCTCTCCGCCTGTCAAAATCTCACAG GTAACATGGCAGAAACTGGTGAATGGCACTAAGCAGAACGTGGCAATCGCAAATCCCTCCCTGGGTGTGTCTGTGGCCCCACCCTACAGAGACCGTGTCACCTTCAAGAATGCAGCAGTGAGGCGGCGGACTCCGACTCTGGAAGACACCACCATCACTTTTTCCTCTCTCCGCCTTTCTGACGAGTTCACCTACATCTGTGAATACACCACGTTCCCTGCAGGGAACCGAGAAAACTCTGTAAACCTCACTGTCTATG TTCGCCCAACAACTCAGATGACTCTGTCCACGCCGACGCTGGTGGCTCGTTCATCCAATGTAAAAACACCGGTGGCCACCTGCATCTCTGCCAATGGAAAACCACCCAGTAcgatcag GTGGGAGACGAGGGTGCTGGGAGAAGTGACCAACCGGGAGTACAGGAACTCAGACGGTACGTTCACTGTCCAGAGTGACTACATTTTGGTGCccagcagagaaacacacaaggAGACGCTCACCTGCGTCACCACCTACAACGAGGAGGTCTTCACTGACAGCGTCACCCTCGATATTCAGT ATGAGCCAGACGTTTCAGTCGATGGGTTTGATGGAAACTGGTACCTGAACCGAGAGAATGTCCAGCTGACCTGCCAAGCTGATGCCAACCCGGCCGTCTCTCTGTATCAGTGGAGACT GAGTAATGGCTCCTTACCGAGCAATGCTGAGATCCGAGACAACGTCCTTACCCTTAAAGGGCCGGTCACATACGACCTGCAAGGCACCTATGTGTGTGATGCAACCAACAGCATCGGGACACGATCAGGCTCTGTGGAGGTCAGCATTACAG AAAACCCTCTACCGCAGATAGCAACGGGTGATGTCATCAGCGTAGTCGCCTTATTACTGGCTGCTGGAGTGCTCATGGGCATTACTGTCACAGTCCTGGTGCTCAAAATAAGAAGTAGAAAAGGCGACTCCTC AAATGACACTCCGTCCAGAAAACTGTCCCAACCATTAAGGAAAAGACCAGCAGATGATATCCAG AGGAATCTGTGTGATCAGAGGATTTGCTCAGGGAGTGCTTTGCATGAATGTGAACTTGCCATGTTGGCCAGTTCCAAACCATCTGAACAGTGCTGA